The Halobellus litoreus nucleotide sequence ACAGGCCCTTTCGCTGCAGTTCGTCGTCGCGGTGCTTCTGTGGGTCGCGCTGGGGGTGTACGGCGTGTCCGCGCTCTGGTGGCTGATCGACGACTGACGGTCGTCGCGATTCCCGACGGGGAGCGTCTCGTGCCGAAACCGGAGTGAGAGAACCAAGGGCCGACGGGTCAAAGACCGCGCCGCCGGACCAGCGCCAGCGCGAGGCCCCCGAAAATAGCCGCGCCGGCCAGCAGCCGCAACTGGAACCGAACCGGGTCGGTCGCGATCCGTGCGGTGAGGACGGCGAGCCCCGCGACCGCGAGCAGGAACCAGACGAGCGCGTAGCTTCGGCCCTTGACGTCCCGGTCCTCGTATCTGGAGACGTACGGGAGCAGCGTCGGGAACACGGTGATGAATCCCAGAACGATCGGAAGATTTGCGGACTCGAAAAGCGCCCACACCGACGGCGACCCGCCCGCGGTCGCGACGGTGAGCGTCCGCGCGAGGAACCAGACCGACACGGTCTCGGCGTACAGGCCGACGGCGATCCAGAGATTCTCGTGCGTCAGCGGTTGGGACTCTCCGGAGTGGTTCGCGACCCACCAGCCGAGGCCGAGGAGCAGCGGCCAGCAGAGCGCGAACCCGTATTCGACCGGCGAGATCCCGGCAGCCGGGACGCCGAAGGCGTAGGCGGCCGACGCGACGACCGTGGCGAGCGGCAGGGCGACGAATCCGGCGGGGCGGGCGATCGGCTCGCCCTCGGCCGTCGCTCTGCCCTCCCAGACGTCGAGGAAGTGGGGCAACCGCTGGAGTTCGCGGACCCACAGCCAGAGGAAGAATCCCCCGGCGAACCCGAGCATCGCGACCAGGCCGACCAGGTTCCAGAGCGTGACCCACGCGTCGAGACCGAGTCCGAGTATCGGCCCGCCGAGGAGGGCGAGCGCCGGCCCCGCCACCTGCGATCCGAGCGTCACCGCGAAGAAGAGATACCCCGCCGCGATGAACGCGCCGAGGACGACGAACGTGGTCAGAAAGAGCCCCTGAACGCTCCTGGAGGCGTTCTCCAGCGAGTCCAGTAAGTACCGCTCCAGGTCGAACTCGACGTCCAGCACCTGCCCGCGACTCGGGCCGATCGTCAGCCGTGGCGAGACGGCTGCCACCACCGCCCAGCCCAGAAACAGTAGGTCCGGAAGCGGATAGGCGTAGACGAACAGTTGCGACACGACGCCAGCGAGAAACACCGGGAAGACCAACAGGACGCCGAGCGCGGCGAGGTACGCCGCGCGGCCGGCGACGCCGACGAGACCCTCGCGGGCGAAGTCGGCGCGGAGTTCCGCGGAGACGTCCTGGTGGGGCGAGACGAGTTGGAGGACCTCGACGCCGCGCCCCTCCGGATCGAACAGCGACCAGCCGCGGACCCGACTCAGATACCACAACACCGCCCCCGCGCTCGCGATCATCAGCGCCCCGATGCCGGCCGTGAGCCGAGCGCCCTCGGCGAACTCGAAGAGGAGCCCCGCGCTCACCGCCGAGGCGGCGAAGAGCAGTCGGAACCCGCGTGCCTCGGACGGCAGCCAGTCGAGGTACGTGTAGACCAGCGGGGCGAACGTGTAGAACACCATCGCGAACAGCAGCCACGTCGTCGCCGCCGCGACAGACGCCGGGCCGACGGCACCGCCGACGAGCGAGATCAGCGGGACGAGAACGTCTTCGGGGAGCCGAGCCAGCAGATCAGTGACGGCCGCGCCGCCGATCCAGACTTTCGGCGACCGCAGGGCCGACGAACCGAACCCGGGAGCCATTGCGGTGGCGTTGACGGGTCCGGACCATCAATGTTGACTCGGCGGGGACGCTATTCGAGGTAGCCGAGGTCTTCGAGCCGGTTTTCGAGGTCCTCGTCGAGTTCGACCGCCGACAGGGTCTCGCTGACCTGTTCGTTGCGAACGCGGACGACGTCGAGCAGTTGTAGCGCCGTCCGGATCTTGTAGTGGATCTCCTCGTCGTCCGTCCGCTCGATGACGCTTTCGAGCAGCGTGCGGATCGTCTCGGACGTTTCCTGTGTCATTAAATCGAGTTCGTAGTCGACGAATAAAAAGTGCCGTTAATCGGCACGAAAATTCGTCCCCACCACTCCGGGCGATGCGAGGGGGCCGAGTCCAGTCCACGGTGGTGCACAATGAGTTCTCTCGCATTTTACCGCCGAGCGCCACCCCGCTGACGACGCTCGGCGGTGAGAGACGAGAGTACGCAGTATCAGTCGAACTCGTAGAAGACGACGCCGCAGGTCTCACACGCCAGTACCGCTGTCGCGCGTTCGACAGTTCCCGAGAGCGTGTGACCGCAGCAGTCCTCGGGCGTGGTCTCGACAATGTCGTCCGCACAGACCGGACACGTTTCGAGAAAGGCACAGAGGGCGCGCGCGGCCGGGGCCCGGAGTTCGGGCGGGAAGTCGGTGTCGGCGAGTGCGCGAACCGCCGCGACCTCCGCGACCGCGACCGGTCGCCGGAGCCACGTGGTCGACCCGTCGACGTCGGTGACGACCAGGAACGTCTCCGATCCCGTTCGCTCGATCCGCGCCGATTCGACGCGGCCGATCGCGTCACGGACGGCATCGGCGAGTTGGTCGTCGACCCCGGAGACCCGGTCGTCCGAGTCCGCAGCGAGCGCGTCCATCTCGCTCCGCCACGCCGACGCGAACGCTTCGGTCGGTTCTAGGCGTTCGCCATCGAACTCGACGACGCCGGCCGCGACGAGTTCGCGGAGGATTTCATCTCCGTCGACGCCGTCGACGTCGGTGCCGTCGAGTTCGCCGAGCGTCTCCGAGGGGGTCGCGTGCGCGAAGTAGTCGCCCGGGACCCACGAGACGAGTCGGGGCGCAAAGCGAGGCGTGTACGGAACGAGATACCCGCGCAGCCAGATGACGGCGAGGCCGACGATCGCGAGGGCGAGCGCGATCGCGGGCGCGACGAGCGCGACGGCCCCGACGAATACGGCCAGGATCATCACGTTGACGACCGTACACGGCCAGCAGCGGCTGTCGCCGGTGTGTTCGGGCCGACGGAGTCGGGAGAGCGGGGTCATCGGCCGAAGCGGGGAGCCGCCCTCATTCCGCCGCCACCTCGTCGAGCGCTTCGAGCACGCCGTCGGCGAAGGCGCCCTCGGTTTGGACGTCGGCCCGTTCGGCGGCGGTCTCGTCGGCGTTGGCGACGGCGTAGGAGCGGCCGACGACGTCGAACAGCTCCGCGTCGTTCGCGGAGTCGCCGACCGCGACGAACGCGCCCGGATCCAGGTCCAGGCGGTCGCAGACCCGCCGAAGGCCCGTCGCCTTGCTCACCGACGGCGACTTGACGTGATACGCGTACCCGGAATCGACGATAGTCTGTCCGTGCTCGGCCGCGAGGTCGTCGAGGAGTTCCAGCGGCACCGACCGCGTCACCGAGAGTTCCGTCTCCCGCCAGCGGTTGTGCATATCCGGTTCGGGCCACCCGCCGGGATAGCCCCCCTGGCGGAGTCGCTCGGCGACCTGTCGTGCCGCCGTCGCGTCGCCCGCGACGGTGAGATCGCCGTCGACGAGGATCACGCCGCCGTTCTCGGCGATCACCCGTTCTGGGATATCGAGAAACGTACACAGCGCGACGGGGTAAGCAAAGGACTTCCCGGTCGCCAACACGACCGGTGCGTCCCACCTTCGGAGCGGGGCGAACAGCCGTTCGTCGATCCCGCCCGCGGATCTGGTCATCGTCCCGTCGATGTCGATGGCGAGCGGACGACTCATCGGCCACCAGCCAGTGCCCGAGCCTTCGGCGACCGGTCGAGCGGGAGACCGGACGGCCCGGCGAGGGGCGTGCGCTGTCGGTACTGTGGCGGTCCTGCGGCAACCTCGCGAGGGTGCGTTTGTCGGTCGAATCGTGTCGGATTCATACTGTCGTGGGCGATGTACAACGGGCAGTGCGGATAAAGACGACGACGGTGGGGAGTTCGAGCCCGGCCGAGGGATCGGCCGATACCTCGGGACAGCCCCGGTATGTGACTGCGATCCCGGTACCGTGCGCCACTGTACCACCCGTGAGAGGTCGTGAGCGCCTGAAATACCCCGACGGCAGTCATCGTCTTTAGTGATACTTTTATTTCCACTTTGGGTGTAAGTAGTAACCAAAGAGTTAAGTTTTATCACTATCGATTCACGCAGTATGCGTCAGGTGGATAGACGAAAATTCGTCAGTGGCATTGGTGCTGCAACGCTTGCGGGCGTCGCAGGGTGTAGCAGTGGAGGAAGTGGCGGCGACTCCGGAGGGGACTCCGGTGGCGACTCCGGAGGAGATTCCGGTGGCGACTCCGGAGGAGATTCCGGCGGCGACAGTGGCGACGGCGACGGCGGCGACGATATGCCGGCCCATACGGACCCCTCGACGTATCCGGAGTTCGACCCGACGGACCCCGAGTTCCCGCAGTTGACCAGCACGCTGCTCGAAGCAGG carries:
- a CDS encoding HAD hydrolase family protein — translated: MSRPLAIDIDGTMTRSAGGIDERLFAPLRRWDAPVVLATGKSFAYPVALCTFLDIPERVIAENGGVILVDGDLTVAGDATAARQVAERLRQGGYPGGWPEPDMHNRWRETELSVTRSVPLELLDDLAAEHGQTIVDSGYAYHVKSPSVSKATGLRRVCDRLDLDPGAFVAVGDSANDAELFDVVGRSYAVANADETAAERADVQTEGAFADGVLEALDEVAAE